The Bacteroidales bacterium genome contains a region encoding:
- the rnr gene encoding ribonuclease R, with translation MSNKNKKSKKEVLKPFYLNHTILEFLNSNPTKIFNYKQVARELKLNDSSLRPRIIAALDYLAETEQIKKVDRGRYRAIRQRNIIEGKISISRKGPAILTTDDGQEYEVSYANLFRAFPNDRVRAYVYPGSKRRKASVEIFEIVKRARTSFVGIVEISQNFAFFLPDSGTLPVDIFIPKSEVTRTKVKENQKVVVEITEWAEDAHNPTGKIVKILGNIGENDTEMHAILVEFGLPYEFPANVTEAAKKIRTTISKQEIEKRRDFRNITTFTIDPADAKDFDDAISVRNIDKDVWEIGVHIADVSHYIEPGDIIDKEAFTRGTSVYLVDRTVPMLPEKLSNNVCSLQPNTDKLTYSVVFNIDKNGTVLEYWIGRTVIKSKRRFTYEEAQERIETTEGDFAKELIVCHNIAQKLREKRFDKGAINFERSEVNFILDDEGKPIDVYLKENKESNQLIEELMLLANRTVATYINTEKAVKGKPKTFVYRIHDKPNQEKLERFAKFVKRFGQEINTENNLTISKSLNNLITNSNGQAWQNVVETLAIRSMARAEYSTKNIGHYGLAFEYYSHFTSPIRRYPDLMAHRLLTRYMEGKRSAVLADTEADCKHCNEREILATSAERASIKYKQVEYLADKLEQEFDGVISGVTNWGFYVELEGNSCEGMISLQSLEDDYYIFNEDEYCLIGEHNGRIFRLGDKVRVRVVKANLMKKQLDYELVKTYVKHKEAKFENVLVNPKDKKNDYSKKKPKKTANYKKGKSKTFGKKARKKIEH, from the coding sequence ATGAGTAATAAAAATAAAAAATCTAAAAAAGAGGTGTTAAAACCCTTTTATTTGAATCATACTATACTTGAATTTTTAAATAGTAATCCTACTAAAATATTCAATTACAAGCAAGTAGCCAGAGAACTTAAACTTAACGACAGCTCATTACGCCCAAGGATAATAGCCGCACTTGACTATCTTGCCGAAACAGAACAGATTAAAAAGGTCGATAGAGGTCGGTATAGGGCTATACGGCAGAGAAATATAATTGAGGGGAAAATCTCCATTAGTCGTAAAGGACCTGCTATACTTACTACCGATGATGGTCAAGAGTATGAAGTTTCTTATGCAAATCTTTTTCGTGCTTTTCCAAATGACCGAGTGCGCGCATATGTATACCCAGGCTCGAAACGGCGCAAGGCAAGTGTTGAGATTTTTGAAATCGTAAAACGTGCACGAACCTCATTTGTAGGGATTGTCGAAATTAGTCAGAATTTTGCATTTTTTTTGCCCGACTCGGGGACATTGCCTGTTGATATCTTTATTCCAAAATCGGAAGTAACGCGGACAAAAGTTAAGGAGAATCAAAAAGTTGTTGTCGAAATTACTGAATGGGCTGAGGATGCACACAATCCTACAGGAAAGATTGTTAAAATTTTGGGAAATATCGGCGAAAACGATACAGAAATGCATGCCATTTTGGTTGAGTTTGGACTACCATACGAGTTTCCTGCAAATGTTACAGAAGCTGCCAAAAAAATTAGGACAACTATAAGTAAACAGGAGATAGAAAAAAGACGCGATTTTAGAAATATCACAACCTTTACTATCGACCCTGCAGATGCTAAAGATTTCGACGACGCCATTTCAGTACGTAATATTGATAAAGACGTTTGGGAAATTGGCGTTCACATTGCTGATGTATCACACTATATTGAACCTGGTGATATTATTGACAAAGAGGCTTTTACGCGTGGAACAAGTGTCTATTTGGTTGACAGAACAGTGCCAATGCTACCCGAAAAACTGTCGAACAACGTCTGTTCACTTCAACCTAATACCGACAAATTAACTTACTCTGTGGTTTTTAATATCGATAAGAACGGAACTGTATTAGAGTATTGGATAGGTCGCACTGTAATTAAATCAAAACGCAGGTTTACGTATGAAGAGGCACAAGAACGAATTGAAACAACTGAAGGTGATTTTGCAAAAGAATTGATAGTATGTCACAATATCGCACAAAAATTACGTGAAAAGCGATTTGACAAGGGCGCTATTAATTTCGAGCGTTCAGAAGTCAATTTCATATTGGACGATGAAGGCAAACCTATTGACGTATATCTAAAAGAGAATAAAGAGTCAAATCAGCTTATCGAAGAGCTGATGTTGTTGGCTAACAGAACAGTAGCAACTTATATAAATACAGAAAAAGCTGTTAAAGGCAAACCCAAAACATTTGTTTACAGGATTCACGATAAGCCAAACCAGGAAAAGTTAGAACGTTTCGCGAAATTTGTGAAGCGTTTTGGACAGGAGATAAACACAGAAAACAACCTAACAATCTCAAAATCACTAAACAACCTTATTACAAACAGTAATGGTCAGGCATGGCAAAATGTGGTTGAAACCTTGGCTATCAGGTCGATGGCGCGTGCCGAATATTCAACTAAAAACATAGGTCACTACGGACTTGCTTTTGAATACTATTCGCATTTTACAAGCCCAATTCGAAGGTATCCAGACCTGATGGCACACAGGCTGTTAACACGATATATGGAAGGGAAAAGATCGGCAGTTCTTGCCGACACAGAAGCCGACTGTAAACACTGTAATGAACGTGAAATATTGGCTACATCAGCCGAAAGAGCAAGCATAAAATATAAACAGGTTGAATATCTTGCTGATAAATTAGAGCAGGAGTTCGACGGCGTAATTTCGGGAGTGACAAATTGGGGCTTTTATGTTGAATTAGAGGGGAACTCGTGCGAGGGCATGATTTCACTACAATCTCTTGAAGACGACTACTACATATTCAACGAAGATGAATACTGCCTGATAGGCGAACACAATGGACGCATATTCAGACTGGGAGATAAAGTTAGAGTACGAGTAGTAAAGGCAAATTTAATGAAAAAACAGCTTGACTATGAACTTGTAAAAACATATGTTAAACACAAAGAAGCCAAATTTGAAAACGTACTGGTAAACCCAAAAGATAAAAAGAACGATTACTCGAAAAAGAAGCCGAAAAAAACTGCAAATTACAAAAAAGGAAAGAGTAAAACTTTTGGTAAAAAGGCAAGAAAAAAAATAGAGCATTGA
- a CDS encoding DUF3575 domain-containing protein codes for MKRLTKLKIVLVVCSFVISMNSFSQEEKEVQEVREVIKTNPIGLAFGNFNATYETLLNTKSSILFSASYMYKFLGIDISAGGVGVGYRYYFTHAKRVVPTGFWIMPEGIFSFGSVKNSNNNRVGIKTLSCGVQLGYQWAWDSGFTLDLGIGPRYTFLSGDLKDTDFTATGFILPAITLAIGFAF; via the coding sequence ATGAAAAGATTAACTAAATTAAAAATTGTGCTAGTTGTATGTTCTTTCGTTATTTCTATGAACAGTTTTTCCCAAGAAGAAAAGGAAGTACAGGAAGTACGGGAAGTAATAAAAACAAATCCCATAGGATTAGCTTTTGGAAATTTCAATGCTACTTATGAAACGCTATTAAACACCAAATCTTCTATATTGTTTTCAGCGAGTTATATGTACAAATTTTTGGGAATAGATATTAGTGCAGGGGGAGTTGGAGTTGGTTATCGCTACTATTTTACCCATGCAAAACGCGTGGTACCCACAGGTTTTTGGATTATGCCAGAAGGTATTTTTTCTTTTGGAAGTGTGAAAAACTCCAACAATAATAGAGTTGGTATCAAAACTCTTTCTTGTGGAGTTCAACTAGGATACCAGTGGGCTTGGGATAGTGGCTTTACATTGGATTTAGGAATTGGACCTCGTTACACATTTTTAAGCGGAGATTTGAAAGATACCGATTTTACCGCTACAGGCTTTATTTTGCCTGCTATTACTTTGGCAATTGGATTTGCATTCTGA
- a CDS encoding aspartate 1-decarboxylase → MFIEVIKSKIHQVTITEANLKYVGSITIDEDLMDAANIIENEKVQIVNINNGERLDTYVIKGERKSGVVCLNGPAARKAQVGDMVIIISYATMDFEEAKKFKPTFIFPDSNTNLLVK, encoded by the coding sequence ATGTTTATTGAGGTAATAAAATCAAAAATACATCAGGTTACGATTACTGAAGCAAACTTAAAGTATGTTGGCAGTATAACTATCGATGAAGATTTGATGGATGCCGCAAATATTATCGAAAACGAAAAGGTTCAGATAGTAAACATCAATAATGGTGAGCGGTTGGACACTTACGTAATAAAGGGAGAGCGCAAGTCAGGCGTTGTCTGTTTGAACGGACCTGCTGCACGCAAAGCACAAGTTGGTGATATGGTTATTATAATATCTTATGCCACAATGGATTTTGAAGAGGCTAAAAAATTTAAACCAACATTTATTTTTCCCGATTCTAATACAAATCTATTAGTTAAGTAA
- a CDS encoding pantoate--beta-alanine ligase — protein sequence MQIIKSKAEMTSFVENQKRENRTIGFVPTMGALHEGHLALVRESVQNNSCTVVSIFVNPTQFNNKEDLRSYPRNEQADFEKLRVEKCDAVFFPTIEEMYPEPDERVFDLGSLATVMEGEFRPGHFNGVVQIVTKLFDTVKPNRAYFGKKDFQQLAIIQHITKQLNYNIDIVPVPTVREKDGLAKSSRNELLTYEQRKIAPKIFEIMSAAVSEKDKYSVKELKNMVVSKIDVIDGLRTEYFDIVNSQTLMSVNSWDEKCEKIGCIAVYCGKVRLIDNILF from the coding sequence ATGCAGATAATAAAGAGTAAAGCAGAGATGACCTCGTTTGTTGAGAATCAAAAACGAGAAAACAGAACCATCGGTTTCGTTCCCACTATGGGTGCATTACACGAGGGGCATTTGGCATTAGTTCGTGAATCGGTACAAAACAATTCGTGTACAGTTGTTAGCATTTTTGTTAATCCCACTCAATTCAATAACAAGGAGGATTTAAGATCGTATCCGCGCAACGAACAGGCTGATTTTGAAAAACTTAGAGTTGAAAAATGCGATGCTGTATTTTTTCCCACTATAGAAGAGATGTATCCCGAACCAGATGAAAGGGTGTTTGACCTCGGTTCGCTCGCAACTGTTATGGAAGGGGAGTTTAGACCTGGACATTTCAATGGGGTTGTCCAAATTGTTACAAAACTGTTTGACACTGTTAAACCCAACAGAGCCTATTTTGGAAAAAAAGATTTTCAACAATTGGCTATAATCCAGCATATTACAAAACAGTTAAATTATAATATTGATATCGTTCCTGTACCAACGGTGCGCGAGAAAGATGGATTGGCAAAAAGCTCGCGAAACGAACTATTAACATATGAACAACGAAAAATTGCACCAAAGATTTTTGAGATAATGTCAGCAGCTGTATCGGAGAAAGATAAATATTCTGTAAAGGAGTTAAAAAATATGGTAGTTTCTAAAATCGATGTTATCGACGGATTGCGAACAGAATATTTTGATATAGTTAATTCTCAGACACTTATGTCTGTAAATTCGTGGGACGAAAAGTGCGAAAAAATTGGGTGTATTGCTGTTTATTGTGGTAAAGTTAGGTTAATTGACAACATATTGTTTTAA